A single genomic interval of Ramlibacter pinisoli harbors:
- a CDS encoding phosphatase PAP2 family protein has product MSGFHPWLLVTRLGEASLLLPAALLIAAALAVRRRDWRPALLWLVPLAFAVGLTTASKIAFIGFGLGSASLDFTGLSGHSMFATAVYPMLGFSIGSVAHRHWRVAAVLAGYGLALLITLSRWKLGMHSPSECLSGFLVGAVASGTALALLAEPPWPSLPVTGCAALVLVLAVALQARDEETIVNTHEMVTWVSLKLSGRSQPYTRADLHRLRTSSRALHAG; this is encoded by the coding sequence ATGTCTGGATTCCATCCCTGGTTGCTGGTCACCCGCCTCGGCGAAGCCAGCCTGCTGCTGCCCGCCGCGCTGCTGATCGCCGCCGCGCTGGCGGTGCGCCGCCGCGACTGGCGCCCGGCCCTGCTGTGGCTGGTGCCGCTGGCGTTCGCCGTCGGGCTGACCACTGCCTCCAAGATCGCCTTCATCGGCTTCGGGCTCGGCAGCGCGTCACTCGACTTCACCGGCCTGTCGGGTCACTCGATGTTCGCCACCGCGGTCTACCCCATGCTGGGCTTCTCGATCGGATCGGTGGCCCACCGGCACTGGCGCGTGGCGGCGGTGCTGGCCGGCTACGGCCTCGCGCTGCTCATCACCCTCTCGCGCTGGAAGCTCGGCATGCACTCGCCATCGGAATGCCTGTCCGGGTTCCTCGTCGGCGCCGTGGCCAGTGGCACCGCGCTGGCCCTGCTGGCCGAGCCCCCCTGGCCCTCGCTGCCGGTCACCGGCTGCGCGGCGCTGGTCCTCGTTCTCGCGGTGGCGCTGCAGGCGCGCGACGAAGAAACCATCGTGAACACGCACGAGATGGTGACCTGGGTGTCGCTCAAGCTCAGCGGCCGGTCCCAGCCGTACACGCGCGCCGACCTGCACCGGCTGCGCACCAGCTCGCGGGCGCTGCACGCAGGCTGA